The following coding sequences lie in one Flagellimonas eckloniae genomic window:
- a CDS encoding xanthine dehydrogenase family protein molybdopterin-binding subunit: protein MSTNNSITFSRRAFLRSSSLAGGGMLIGFNLFQACKPKVIAEPAIDLSTLSFNDFNAFIKIAENGAVTIFSPNPEIGQGVKTSMPMIIAEELDVAWKDVYVEQGILDTKNYTRQVAGGSQSIRHGWDALRETGAKAKQMLVSAAATRWGVDPSECMVSEGVITNAAGETLGYGDVVKDAALLEVPEEVTLKEPKDYKIIGTNIANVDIDKITTGKPLFGLDYKVDGMVYAAVVRPPAFGQKLTSYDDTEARAMPGVLGVINIGEKVRAMLEEDPGFESKISSSDKIVVIAETTWQALNAKKAIKAEWENDLFMESTENHDQMLNGFLKGTQFETKRKDGDVKKAFAEADKVLERTYESPFLPHNCMEPMNFFANVTDEKIHLAGPIQTPAWKAGLVSKMLGRPEEDIHLEMTRMGGGFGRRLYGDFVLEAVEISDAIKKPVKMICTREDDVALGIYRPATKYRIKASIKDGKITGYHLKEAAINSNMYGLIPNFFPAGAIENYQVDVVNYKSNITTGAWRAPYTNFLAYAEQSFFDELAELMEVDKIQMRLDLLDKVNPDEDERIQYSPDRMKEVIKTAVEKSGWGTKPNHVYQGFVNYYCHNTHVAEVADVEIENGEPVVKKITCVVDCGIVVNPLGALNQIEGGVIDGVGHAMYGELQFDAGKPMAHNFDRYRLIRMKEAPIVETHFIKNEFSPTGLGEPTLPPAGGAIANALKAATGNRLYKQPFTKTPELLKVPSKEIIG, encoded by the coding sequence ATGTCTACAAACAACTCAATAACATTCAGCAGAAGAGCGTTTTTGCGCAGTTCCTCCTTAGCAGGAGGGGGTATGCTGATTGGCTTTAACTTATTCCAGGCGTGCAAACCCAAAGTAATAGCAGAACCTGCTATCGACCTATCCACCTTATCATTCAATGATTTTAATGCTTTCATTAAAATTGCTGAAAATGGTGCAGTAACCATTTTTTCACCAAACCCAGAGATTGGCCAAGGCGTAAAAACTTCCATGCCAATGATCATTGCTGAAGAACTTGATGTTGCATGGAAAGATGTATATGTGGAACAAGGGATTTTGGATACTAAAAACTATACAAGACAGGTTGCCGGTGGTAGTCAATCAATCCGACATGGATGGGACGCTCTCCGCGAAACAGGAGCAAAGGCCAAGCAAATGCTTGTAAGTGCAGCCGCTACGCGATGGGGAGTTGACCCATCAGAATGTATGGTTAGTGAAGGTGTAATTACTAATGCTGCTGGAGAAACCTTGGGCTATGGAGACGTTGTAAAAGATGCCGCTCTTTTAGAAGTTCCAGAAGAAGTCACTTTAAAGGAACCTAAGGACTATAAAATTATAGGAACAAACATTGCCAATGTCGATATCGATAAAATTACCACAGGCAAACCTCTTTTTGGCCTAGATTATAAGGTGGATGGAATGGTATATGCTGCTGTTGTGCGTCCACCGGCATTTGGGCAAAAACTTACTTCTTATGATGATACTGAGGCAAGAGCGATGCCCGGTGTTCTGGGTGTTATAAATATAGGAGAGAAGGTAAGAGCCATGTTGGAAGAAGACCCTGGTTTTGAAAGTAAAATATCCAGTAGTGATAAAATTGTTGTAATTGCCGAGACTACGTGGCAAGCTTTAAATGCGAAAAAAGCTATAAAGGCAGAGTGGGAAAACGACCTTTTTATGGAGAGTACAGAGAACCACGATCAGATGTTGAACGGTTTTTTGAAAGGCACCCAATTTGAAACAAAGCGAAAAGATGGGGATGTTAAAAAGGCTTTTGCAGAGGCAGATAAGGTTCTTGAACGGACTTATGAATCTCCTTTTTTACCCCATAACTGTATGGAACCCATGAATTTCTTTGCCAATGTAACAGATGAAAAAATACATTTGGCAGGCCCTATCCAGACCCCAGCTTGGAAGGCTGGTCTTGTCTCTAAAATGTTGGGAAGGCCAGAAGAGGATATCCACCTGGAAATGACAAGAATGGGCGGTGGGTTTGGTCGCAGATTGTATGGGGATTTTGTTCTGGAAGCTGTTGAAATTTCGGATGCCATCAAGAAACCTGTAAAAATGATTTGTACCAGAGAAGATGATGTGGCGTTGGGAATCTATAGACCAGCAACCAAATATCGTATAAAAGCGTCCATAAAAGATGGTAAAATTACTGGTTATCATCTCAAAGAGGCGGCTATTAATAGCAATATGTATGGGCTTATTCCCAATTTCTTTCCAGCGGGAGCCATAGAGAATTATCAGGTTGATGTGGTCAATTATAAAAGTAATATTACTACAGGTGCATGGAGAGCTCCCTATACAAATTTCTTGGCGTATGCAGAACAGAGTTTCTTTGACGAATTGGCGGAATTGATGGAGGTTGACAAAATTCAGATGCGGCTGGATTTGCTGGACAAGGTTAACCCTGATGAGGATGAACGAATCCAATATTCTCCGGACAGGATGAAAGAAGTCATTAAGACAGCCGTTGAAAAATCAGGATGGGGAACCAAACCCAATCATGTTTATCAAGGGTTTGTGAATTACTATTGCCATAACACCCACGTTGCCGAAGTTGCAGATGTTGAAATTGAGAATGGTGAGCCCGTAGTTAAAAAAATCACTTGTGTTGTGGATTGTGGTATCGTAGTGAATCCACTGGGAGCATTGAACCAGATTGAAGGTGGTGTTATCGATGGTGTTGGCCATGCCATGTATGGGGAATTACAATTTGATGCTGGGAAGCCAATGGCACATAACTTTGACAGGTATCGCTTGATTCGTATGAAGGAAGCTCCCATTGTAGAAACACATTTCATAAAAAATGAATTTTCACCAACAGGTCTGGGAGAACCTACTTTACCTCCAGCGGGTGGCGCCATTGCCAATGCGCTCAAAGCAGCAACGGGCAATAGACTTTACAAACAACCCTTCACTAAAACACCAGAACTTTTAAAAGTACCTAGTAAAGAAATTATAGGTTGA
- a CDS encoding (2Fe-2S)-binding protein, protein MPTYQINVNGESRTVDVTEDTPVLWVLRDHLDLVGTKYGCGIGQCGACTIHVDGTAMRSCSLTLSQIDGKSITTIEGLSEDGTHPVQKAWKEVDVPQCGYCQAGQIMTASAFLESNENPSEDDVKNAMHGNICRCASYTRIHKAVMIAAENMD, encoded by the coding sequence ATGCCAACGTATCAAATTAATGTAAATGGGGAATCCAGAACAGTTGATGTAACTGAGGATACCCCCGTATTATGGGTGCTTAGAGATCATTTAGATCTAGTGGGCACAAAGTATGGTTGTGGAATTGGACAATGTGGCGCATGCACCATTCATGTTGATGGAACTGCAATGCGAAGTTGCTCATTAACACTATCCCAAATTGATGGGAAATCCATAACAACTATTGAAGGACTTTCCGAAGATGGAACACATCCCGTTCAAAAAGCATGGAAAGAAGTGGATGTTCCCCAATGCGGGTACTGTCAAGCAGGCCAGATAATGACGGCCTCAGCATTTTTGGAGAGTAACGAAAATCCGTCTGAAGATGATGTAAAGAACGCCATGCACGGCAACATTTGCCGTTGTGCTTCTTATACACGCATCCACAAAGCTGTAATGATTGCTGCAGAAAATATGGATTAA
- a CDS encoding vWA domain-containing protein, giving the protein MKNFLKRLVFTAFIVAISSCGNADDDVSFDINQGELGEGKEADDCLGFDDNELLLSIQDQFTTLPGKISILFKVSDLLGNPVSGLTADQFTIYEQGRNDDCFNTISSSESLARISSNSQVFSTNTLLVLDLSNSVLQSSLGELKTASTSFINNVIPTPETESFKMAIYWFDGEDELHKLNDLTSSATELTAAIDGITADISNDPSTDLYGAVIKSTSIAEGLIAANNQASVIGAASVVLFTDGTDQASRYTEQAALNAVDDANRNISYFTIGLGAEIDTEVLEQIGKTASVFAGNKEELETTFNQISQRVSEQANSFYLFEYCTPKRDGSGDNNLVIQLSDGGLLGAVQTEFNANGFTGGCE; this is encoded by the coding sequence ATGAAAAATTTCTTGAAACGCTTAGTTTTCACAGCTTTTATTGTAGCCATTTCTTCATGCGGAAACGCGGATGATGATGTAAGTTTTGATATCAACCAAGGAGAATTGGGAGAAGGTAAGGAAGCGGACGATTGTCTAGGCTTTGATGATAACGAGTTATTGCTTTCCATTCAAGACCAATTTACCACCTTGCCTGGCAAGATATCTATCCTTTTTAAAGTATCTGACCTTTTGGGGAATCCAGTTTCTGGACTTACTGCAGATCAGTTTACTATTTATGAGCAAGGAAGGAACGATGACTGTTTTAATACCATTTCCTCGTCAGAATCGCTTGCTAGAATTTCATCAAATTCACAAGTATTCAGCACTAATACATTGTTGGTACTCGATTTGAGTAACAGTGTTTTGCAAAGTAGTCTGGGAGAACTTAAAACAGCTTCAACCAGTTTCATAAACAATGTAATACCTACACCTGAAACAGAATCTTTTAAAATGGCCATTTATTGGTTTGATGGAGAGGATGAATTACATAAACTTAACGACCTCACATCTTCAGCAACGGAACTTACCGCAGCTATTGATGGTATTACAGCTGATATTAGCAATGACCCATCAACAGATTTGTATGGAGCTGTAATTAAATCAACAAGCATTGCCGAGGGTCTAATTGCAGCTAACAATCAAGCATCGGTTATTGGAGCGGCCTCGGTAGTACTGTTTACAGATGGCACGGATCAAGCTTCAAGATATACAGAACAAGCAGCCTTAAATGCAGTTGATGATGCAAATCGAAATATTTCGTATTTCACTATTGGACTTGGTGCTGAAATAGATACCGAAGTACTGGAACAAATAGGAAAAACAGCTAGTGTTTTTGCTGGTAACAAGGAGGAATTGGAAACAACTTTTAATCAGATTTCGCAACGAGTTTCTGAACAGGCCAATAGTTTTTACCTGTTTGAATATTGCACACCAAAACGAGATGGAAGCGGTGACAATAACTTGGTGATTCAACTGTCGGATGGTGGTTTATTGGGAGCGGTACAAACCGAGTTCAATGCCAACGGCTTTACAGGCGGATGCGAATAA
- a CDS encoding M14 family zinc carboxypeptidase has protein sequence MNKKIVVFLIGCFSVTVHSQEVITTKLYETYEEFKEPSLDKRRIKYHQIQPLIARFDANSKYEVQKVGKSIEGRDLSLISIGSGDVDIFLWSQMHGNEPTATQAIFDILNFFDAPSFQKEKSEILAKVKLHFLPMLNPDGAEVYQRRNTLGIDINRDALRLQSPEGRTLKRVRDSLDAEFGFNLHDQSTYYNAELTDKPATISYLAPPVDYERSINEVRSNAMKVIVYMNKIIQSYAPGQVGRYSDDFEPRAFGDNIQKWGTSTILIESGGYTNDVEKQEIRKLNYVSILSAIYTIANGSFNTISIDDYEKIPKNDRKLFDLKIENVTYELLGKDYVMDFGIYRQEVDDEMHNSFYNKSIIVDQGDLSTFYGYETFDASGYKIVPPKIAESYDSQNPMASLKEGIAFVKGSLPETGFFINQPVHPVSQNYELNDFNLQPGVNPTFFLQKDGVLTHAVINGFLIDLSQPLEKQNFRNALIYR, from the coding sequence ATGAACAAGAAAATAGTAGTATTCCTTATCGGGTGTTTTAGCGTAACAGTACATTCCCAAGAAGTCATAACAACAAAATTATACGAAACCTACGAAGAGTTTAAAGAGCCTTCGTTGGATAAGAGACGTATTAAATATCATCAAATTCAACCTTTGATTGCTCGGTTCGATGCTAACTCTAAATATGAGGTACAAAAAGTGGGCAAATCCATAGAAGGACGTGATTTGAGCCTAATTAGCATAGGATCAGGTGATGTTGATATTTTTCTGTGGTCACAAATGCATGGAAACGAACCAACAGCAACCCAGGCAATTTTTGATATTCTCAATTTTTTTGATGCTCCAAGTTTCCAAAAGGAAAAATCTGAAATTTTGGCAAAAGTCAAGCTTCATTTTCTACCCATGCTCAATCCCGATGGTGCAGAGGTGTACCAAAGACGAAATACTCTTGGAATAGATATCAACAGGGATGCACTAAGACTTCAATCCCCAGAAGGAAGAACGTTAAAGCGGGTAAGGGATAGTTTGGATGCAGAATTTGGATTTAATCTACATGATCAAAGTACATATTACAATGCCGAGTTGACTGATAAACCTGCGACTATCTCATATTTGGCGCCTCCAGTTGACTATGAACGAAGTATTAACGAGGTTAGGTCCAACGCAATGAAGGTTATCGTGTATATGAACAAAATCATTCAAAGCTATGCTCCTGGTCAGGTTGGGCGTTATAGTGACGACTTTGAACCACGTGCTTTTGGGGACAATATCCAAAAGTGGGGGACAAGTACCATACTCATTGAGTCCGGTGGATATACCAATGACGTTGAGAAACAGGAAATCCGTAAATTAAATTACGTTTCAATTCTCTCTGCAATTTACACTATTGCCAATGGCAGTTTTAATACCATTTCAATCGACGATTACGAGAAAATCCCAAAAAATGATAGAAAACTATTCGATTTAAAAATTGAAAATGTCACGTATGAGTTGTTAGGAAAGGACTATGTTATGGACTTTGGCATCTATCGTCAAGAAGTGGATGATGAAATGCACAATTCCTTTTACAACAAAAGTATTATTGTAGATCAAGGCGATTTATCAACTTTTTATGGATATGAAACATTTGACGCTTCGGGTTATAAAATTGTGCCTCCAAAAATAGCCGAGAGCTATGATTCTCAAAACCCGATGGCATCATTAAAGGAGGGGATTGCTTTTGTCAAAGGCTCGCTACCAGAAACAGGGTTCTTTATTAATCAGCCCGTTCATCCTGTAAGTCAGAATTATGAGTTAAATGATTTTAACCTACAACCGGGTGTAAATCCAACTTTCTTTTTACAAAAAGATGGAGTGCTGACCCATGCGGTCATCAATGGCTTTCTAATCGATTTATCGCAACCCTTGGAAAAGCAAAATTTTAGGAATGCACTGATTTATCGTTAA
- a CDS encoding peptidoglycan recognition family protein, with amino-acid sequence MKKFGLVLLVLGTLSSCKIQRELVDRPINFDEERTTLTKEYLLQRYNLEQETPEIVPKMIVLHWTAIPTLQKSFEAFEKSTLPNWRPDINSVSGLNVSSQFLVDQDGTIYQLMPETTMARHVIGLNHCAIGIENVGGTKETPLTRKQLKANIFLVDYLATKYSIEYVIGHYEYTLFEGHPLWLEVDDGYRTEKTDPGVDFMKKVREATKRFNFKPVPSK; translated from the coding sequence ATGAAAAAATTTGGGCTCGTACTTTTGGTTTTGGGTACATTATCATCTTGTAAAATTCAAAGGGAATTGGTGGACAGGCCCATTAATTTTGATGAAGAACGAACAACGCTTACCAAAGAGTACCTTTTACAGCGTTATAACCTGGAACAGGAAACACCTGAAATTGTTCCAAAAATGATTGTATTGCACTGGACGGCTATCCCCACCTTGCAAAAATCCTTTGAGGCATTTGAAAAATCTACCTTGCCCAATTGGCGACCAGATATTAATAGTGTAAGTGGTTTAAATGTTTCATCTCAATTTTTGGTTGACCAAGACGGTACCATTTATCAATTAATGCCAGAAACTACCATGGCACGACATGTAATAGGCCTGAATCATTGCGCTATTGGGATTGAGAATGTGGGAGGAACAAAAGAAACCCCATTGACCCGAAAACAACTCAAAGCAAACATTTTTCTGGTTGACTATCTGGCTACAAAATATAGTATCGAGTATGTAATCGGTCATTATGAATATACCCTATTTGAAGGCCATCCGTTGTGGTTGGAAGTAGATGATGGATATCGGACGGAAAAAACAGATCCCGGAGTAGATTTCATGAAAAAAGTACGAGAAGCCACAAAAAGATTTAATTTTAAACCTGTTCCATCAAAATAA
- a CDS encoding 3D domain-containing protein, producing the protein MKRFFICFLILVACKEESKTSEKPKWDWKAIEVTASAYNSVPWQTKSINPDIAAWGDTLKPGMNAIAVSRDLLKMGLAHNTMVKIDTFPDTFYVKDKMNQKWKNRIDIYMGLDIKKARQWGKKKLQICYAIPIDTIFTSK; encoded by the coding sequence TTGAAGAGATTTTTTATTTGTTTTTTAATATTGGTTGCCTGTAAAGAGGAATCCAAAACCTCCGAAAAACCAAAATGGGATTGGAAAGCTATCGAGGTTACGGCATCAGCCTATAATTCGGTTCCTTGGCAAACCAAAAGTATAAATCCAGACATTGCTGCCTGGGGTGACACCTTAAAACCAGGAATGAATGCCATTGCGGTATCCAGGGATTTGTTGAAAATGGGATTAGCACACAATACCATGGTGAAAATTGACACTTTCCCCGATACCTTCTATGTAAAAGATAAAATGAACCAGAAATGGAAAAACAGGATTGATATCTATATGGGGCTGGACATTAAAAAAGCAAGACAGTGGGGTAAAAAGAAGTTACAAATCTGCTATGCAATCCCCATAGACACTATATTTACTTCCAAATAA
- a CDS encoding pirin family protein, with protein MSNLGMIIEERSRDIGDFLVGRLIPFRKKRMIGPFIFIDHMGPTTLGPNKYMNVDQHPHIGLSTLTFMLEGEILHEDSLGTHQRISPGSVNWMTAGKGVSHTERTPEDLCNGNIFTAHGYQIWVALPKKLEDMNPEFHHISGNDLPKWKDGDANFTLVAGEGYGKKSPVPTFSPLFMVEIKNTSSYQLNVHGNLKGEVGICIVEGGIVACEEEITKGNIVISKVEDTCKIELKPNSHLLLFGGEPFPEERHIYWNFVSTSKKKIEDAKNTWVNKTFPMMENDTTYVRLPE; from the coding sequence ATGTCAAATTTAGGGATGATTATAGAAGAGCGAAGTCGGGATATTGGTGATTTTCTTGTTGGTCGGTTGATACCCTTTCGTAAAAAAAGAATGATAGGTCCTTTTATTTTTATAGATCATATGGGGCCTACAACACTTGGTCCAAATAAATACATGAATGTGGACCAACACCCGCATATTGGATTGTCTACCCTAACTTTTATGTTGGAAGGGGAGATTCTACATGAAGATAGTTTAGGAACCCATCAGCGAATTAGCCCTGGCTCCGTTAATTGGATGACTGCAGGCAAAGGAGTTTCCCATACGGAGCGAACACCAGAAGATCTGTGCAATGGGAATATATTTACAGCACATGGGTATCAAATCTGGGTAGCTCTTCCTAAAAAATTGGAAGATATGAATCCTGAATTTCATCATATTTCCGGAAATGATTTGCCTAAATGGAAGGATGGAGATGCAAATTTTACCTTGGTAGCTGGAGAGGGCTATGGAAAAAAGTCTCCTGTACCTACATTTTCCCCTCTTTTTATGGTTGAAATAAAAAACACATCATCATATCAACTCAATGTCCATGGAAACTTAAAAGGAGAAGTAGGAATTTGTATTGTTGAGGGTGGCATTGTCGCTTGCGAAGAAGAAATAACGAAGGGCAACATTGTAATATCAAAAGTTGAGGATACCTGCAAGATTGAATTAAAACCAAATTCACATTTGTTGCTGTTTGGCGGCGAGCCTTTTCCTGAAGAGCGCCATATTTACTGGAATTTTGTTTCTACGAGCAAGAAAAAAATTGAAGATGCCAAAAATACATGGGTAAATAAGACCTTTCCAATGATGGAAAATGATACTACCTACGTTCGTCTTCCTGAATAA
- a CDS encoding serine hydrolase domain-containing protein: MKLLKRTLALLLLIIGVIVYLNYNKLNIIAGYAAKNMASSVFVADRSVESIAQNDNNVPVIKLANTTINNETKLASSSVYGFMEREALYREGLGAVLINDEYNPNKFTLKPNRNRPLDTISYPYGQAKPKDTVFPELDMDQLNKAIAVAFGNPEVQKTRTALVLYKGHLVAEKYIDGFTKDTPILGWSMTKSVLATCFGILEGQGKLGMDWPAPIAEWQGDDRKDITLNHLLRMQSGLEWEEDYTKISDATKMLYLDSDMTLAQKNKNAIAKPTEVWNYSSGTTNLLSGILRQQFRTHQEYLDFPYSDLIDKIGMYSMVLEADMEGNYVASSYAFANTRDWARFGQLHLDKGNWNGEQLFDERWIDYITKPTQGSDGTYGAHFWLNAQGRFPDVPKDLFSCNGYQGQYVFVIPSKDLVVVRTGLAKEPDFDINGFLSEVVKSVQ, from the coding sequence ATGAAACTCCTTAAACGTACTTTGGCCCTATTGCTTCTTATTATTGGTGTGATTGTTTACCTAAATTATAATAAACTGAACATCATCGCTGGGTATGCAGCTAAAAATATGGCTTCCAGTGTTTTTGTTGCAGATAGGTCAGTAGAGTCAATTGCTCAAAATGATAATAATGTTCCGGTGATTAAATTGGCGAACACAACTATCAACAATGAAACCAAATTGGCTTCTTCTTCTGTTTACGGTTTCATGGAACGTGAGGCTCTATATAGAGAAGGACTAGGGGCAGTTCTTATAAATGATGAATATAACCCCAATAAGTTTACCTTAAAGCCAAATAGGAATCGACCATTGGATACTATTTCGTATCCTTATGGTCAAGCCAAACCCAAAGACACCGTTTTTCCGGAATTGGATATGGACCAATTGAACAAGGCAATAGCAGTAGCTTTTGGCAATCCCGAAGTACAAAAAACACGTACTGCTTTGGTTCTGTACAAAGGACATTTAGTTGCAGAGAAATATATTGATGGGTTTACCAAAGACACCCCTATTTTGGGATGGTCCATGACTAAAAGCGTATTAGCTACCTGTTTTGGTATTTTAGAAGGCCAAGGTAAGTTGGGAATGGATTGGCCAGCTCCAATTGCTGAATGGCAAGGAGATGACCGAAAAGACATCACTTTAAATCATTTGTTGCGCATGCAAAGCGGTTTGGAATGGGAAGAAGATTATACCAAAATATCCGACGCAACCAAAATGCTGTATTTGGATAGCGATATGACCTTGGCGCAGAAAAACAAAAACGCAATTGCAAAACCGACGGAGGTATGGAATTATTCTTCAGGTACTACTAATTTACTTTCTGGGATTTTAAGGCAGCAGTTTAGAACACATCAGGAATATCTGGATTTTCCATATTCGGATTTGATTGATAAAATAGGAATGTATTCCATGGTTTTGGAAGCAGATATGGAAGGAAATTACGTAGCATCTTCTTATGCATTCGCCAATACCCGAGATTGGGCACGCTTTGGACAGTTGCATTTGGATAAGGGTAATTGGAACGGGGAACAACTTTTTGATGAGCGTTGGATTGATTATATTACAAAGCCCACGCAAGGATCAGATGGCACTTATGGTGCGCATTTTTGGCTCAACGCCCAAGGGAGATTTCCCGATGTTCCAAAAGATTTATTTTCGTGCAATGGCTATCAGGGTCAATATGTATTTGTAATTCCCTCAAAAGATTTGGTTGTTGTACGCACAGGATTGGCAAAAGAACCAGATTTTGATATTAACGGATTCTTATCAGAAGTGGTGAAATCCGTGCAGTAA
- a CDS encoding 1,4-dihydroxy-2-naphthoyl-CoA synthase, translating to MKSPNWQTAIEFEDITYKKCDGVARIAFNRPNVRNAFRPKTTSELYKAFYDAQEDTSIGVVLLSAEGPSTKDGVYSFCSGGDQKARGQQGYVGEDGMHRLNILEVQRLIRFMPKVVIAVVPGWAVGGGHSLHVVCDMSLASKEHAIFKQTDADVTSFDGGYGSAYLAKMVGQKKAREIFFLGRNYSAQEAYEMGMVNAVIPHNELEATAYQWAQEVLEKSPTSIKMLKFAMNLTDDGMVGQQVFAGEATRLAYMTDEAKEGRNAFLEKRKPNFGKNKWIP from the coding sequence ATGAAATCACCCAATTGGCAGACTGCAATTGAATTTGAAGATATCACCTATAAAAAGTGTGACGGGGTTGCCCGTATCGCTTTTAACCGTCCAAATGTTCGCAACGCGTTTCGGCCAAAAACTACCAGCGAACTCTACAAAGCGTTCTATGATGCTCAGGAAGACACCTCAATAGGTGTAGTATTGCTTTCCGCTGAAGGACCTTCAACCAAGGACGGAGTATATTCCTTTTGTAGTGGTGGAGACCAGAAGGCTAGGGGACAACAAGGTTATGTGGGCGAGGATGGGATGCATCGCCTTAATATTTTGGAAGTCCAGCGTTTGATACGATTCATGCCCAAAGTGGTCATTGCTGTGGTACCGGGTTGGGCAGTTGGAGGAGGGCATAGCCTGCATGTGGTCTGCGATATGAGCTTAGCAAGTAAGGAACACGCCATCTTTAAACAAACCGATGCAGATGTTACCAGCTTTGATGGTGGCTATGGTTCTGCTTATTTAGCCAAAATGGTGGGGCAGAAAAAAGCCCGGGAGATTTTCTTTTTAGGTCGAAATTATTCAGCACAGGAAGCTTATGAAATGGGAATGGTAAATGCTGTAATCCCACATAATGAGTTAGAAGCTACTGCATACCAATGGGCCCAAGAGGTATTGGAAAAATCACCTACTTCCATTAAAATGCTAAAATTTGCCATGAACCTAACAGATGATGGAATGGTGGGGCAACAGGTTTTTGCAGGTGAAGCTACACGTTTGGCTTATATGACCGATGAAGCCAAAGAGGGGCGGAATGCGTTTTTGGAAAAACGAAAGCCCAACTTTGGAAAAAATAAATGGATTCCTTAA
- a CDS encoding helix-turn-helix domain-containing protein, which yields MKNLNLSQRVKKIRNQKGMSQELLAENSGLSLRTIQRIENNETAPRGDSLKRLALALNTTPDEIIDWQMYEGKGYLTIMSLSALGFLFFPILGIIIPLVFWILKKDKLKHVNELGKSILNFEITWCIFLFSYWILLLSGAISGIMKHVTPTSVLKIYIPIILLYLFNVIMIIYNSIRISKERNAKYVPAIRIFK from the coding sequence ATGAAAAATTTGAATCTGTCACAACGGGTAAAAAAAATAAGGAATCAAAAAGGAATGAGCCAGGAATTATTGGCTGAAAATTCTGGATTGAGTTTAAGAACAATTCAACGTATTGAGAATAACGAAACTGCTCCTCGGGGCGATTCCTTAAAAAGATTGGCATTAGCTTTGAATACCACACCAGATGAGATAATCGACTGGCAAATGTATGAGGGCAAGGGCTATTTGACCATAATGAGCTTGTCTGCTCTCGGATTTTTATTCTTTCCAATTTTAGGTATAATTATTCCATTGGTTTTTTGGATTCTAAAAAAGGATAAGCTAAAACATGTGAACGAGCTTGGGAAGTCAATTTTAAATTTTGAGATAACATGGTGCATTTTCCTATTCTCGTATTGGATTTTGTTGTTGTCAGGAGCAATCAGTGGAATAATGAAACATGTAACACCTACCAGTGTCTTAAAAATTTATATTCCCATTATACTATTATACCTTTTTAATGTCATTATGATTATTTACAATAGCATTAGGATTTCAAAAGAGAGAAACGCCAAATATGTTCCAGCTATCAGAATTTTTAAATAG